The Ignicoccus hospitalis KIN4/I genome includes the window TCCCCTCCGGGGCCGAAGACGGTGTAAACGAATATGTCGCAGTCCTTGTTAAGTTCTAATATTTTCTGTCTCTTCTCCAAGGTGTTGTGTTCGTGCTCGTGTTCTTCGTCCTCCTTGTAAGGGTTCACTACCTCGCTAACCAAGGTCCACCCGTCTTCTCCTTTTACGTAATGCAAGTAATACTTAGCGTCGCCGAAGTGGCCGAGCTTTACGGTCTTCTTGTCGTCCGTGGGTATTACGA containing:
- a CDS encoding NifB/NifX family molybdenum-iron cluster-binding protein codes for the protein MVCVVIPTDDKKTVKLGHFGDAKYYLHYVKGEDGWTLVSEVVNPYKEDEEHEHEHNTLEKRQKILELNKDCDIFVYTVFGPGGEDFMKKHGKVVVRVKPRTTIEEALRAVEESLH